The following are encoded together in the Hyalangium minutum genome:
- a CDS encoding YkgJ family cysteine cluster protein, which translates to MDGGAPESPLSLLCRGCGLCCDGSLFSHVGLEPEEVGQLHALGIPTRTLRSGTEVLPQRCSALKGRDCGIYAARPASCAAYHCVLAASLLEDRVTLEEAQAIVKKAQRLIADGHARRFLRQQFRGRKGLD; encoded by the coding sequence ATGGATGGTGGCGCACCCGAATCTCCGCTTTCGCTTCTCTGCCGCGGCTGCGGCCTGTGCTGCGATGGCAGCCTCTTCAGCCATGTCGGGCTAGAGCCCGAGGAAGTCGGCCAGCTCCACGCACTGGGAATTCCCACGCGGACCCTTCGCAGCGGTACGGAGGTGCTTCCGCAGAGGTGCTCCGCGCTCAAGGGCCGCGACTGTGGGATCTACGCAGCCCGTCCGGCGAGCTGCGCTGCGTATCACTGCGTGCTCGCTGCCTCTCTCCTCGAGGACCGGGTCACCCTAGAGGAGGCACAGGCCATCGTGAAAAAGGCACAGCGCCTCATTGCGGACGGTCACGCCCGAAGATTTCTGCGACAACAGTTCCGCGGCCGCAAAGGGCTCGACTGA
- a CDS encoding kelch repeat-containing protein, whose translation MQSGWSSGRLIFVVLCGVFVLACEEKGTLPSSAEAVSLARASFPELAADVVAAPGWSSTASMAGARAQHVSLLLPDGSILVAGGVNRNGFVSAAERFDPETGTWASAGSPGIQGNIMSGVLLPTGKAFIVTDGSQSARLHDAATNTWSATGAMSAPRSLSTLTLLSSGQVLVAGGSNLSTAELYDAATNTFTATGSMSVARRAHTATSLRDGRVLVVSGFNNVSGEVPVAEFYDPAAGTWSLAAPPLVPRHYATATMLPDGRVLFAGGFTSAGVTTHAELYDPVANTWTATGALIHPRNGHTATLLPNGKVLVQGGSDGARNPQPVSELYDPATGTWAAAGTLAVARDNATATLLTTGQVLVMGGYSSNPSLTFYANVELYESSSNRWAPAGNLVQGRGSAAVLLPSGEVLVAGGRGASGVLGTAERYTRASNAWAPAASMTTARERATLRLLPSGRVLAVGGENGVGPLASAELYDPVADTWTPAGSMTTARDGHTATVLGSGRVLVVGGAGTGTAELYDPVANVWSSAGPAATPRLRHAAVLLHDGRVLVAGGENGGVPLASAELYDPASNTWAPAAGLSQARASFTLTLLPSGRVLAVAGTSLATALASAEVYDPVSNTWAPAGTLAGARALHSASLLPSGRVLVAGGQGPGSTVLATAELYDGATNTWKPVSGLAAQRLRFDTVVLPSSEVLALGGQGAGGVWLSSAELYEDTGGQPAWRSVVTGLDEMVSACPARITGTLFRGISGASMGDFRDSATNFPLVRLQASEGRRLWTLPGTEMSATGVTVSIPASATPGAYVLSVFANAIGGGRMVRVVQNTAPVAQDLTGSTPYGVPVNLSLVATDAEAGPPLTFVIVTPPAHGTLSGTPPSVTYTPASGYSGPDSFTFRVRDCGLDSNVATVTLGVVDQTPPDITCPVDLVVEATGPAGALVSYPPATATDVITANPTVTASPESGSLFPQGETRVTVTATDAAGNAAQCSFNVTVQAWEESSSGCGCQADGGGAGAALAVLSALATWAGRRRRRERVTP comes from the coding sequence ATGCAATCAGGTTGGAGCTCGGGCCGCCTCATCTTCGTGGTGCTCTGCGGTGTCTTCGTCCTCGCATGCGAGGAGAAGGGCACTCTGCCGTCCTCGGCGGAGGCCGTCTCCCTGGCGCGGGCCTCCTTCCCCGAGCTTGCCGCCGACGTGGTGGCGGCCCCGGGCTGGTCGTCGACGGCCAGCATGGCGGGCGCGAGGGCCCAGCACGTCTCGCTGCTCCTGCCCGATGGCAGCATCCTGGTGGCGGGCGGCGTCAACCGGAACGGGTTCGTGAGTGCCGCCGAGCGCTTCGACCCTGAGACCGGCACCTGGGCCTCCGCCGGAAGTCCCGGCATCCAGGGCAACATCATGTCGGGTGTCCTGCTTCCCACCGGGAAGGCTTTCATCGTCACGGACGGCAGCCAGTCGGCACGCCTCCATGACGCCGCGACGAACACCTGGTCCGCCACGGGGGCGATGTCCGCACCTCGCAGCCTGAGCACCCTCACCCTCCTGTCCTCGGGGCAGGTGCTCGTCGCGGGAGGCTCCAACCTGAGCACGGCAGAGCTCTACGACGCCGCGACGAACACCTTCACCGCCACAGGCTCCATGTCCGTCGCCCGCCGGGCCCACACCGCCACCTCGCTGAGGGACGGCCGGGTGCTGGTGGTCAGCGGCTTCAACAACGTCTCGGGCGAGGTGCCCGTCGCGGAGTTCTATGACCCCGCCGCAGGGACCTGGTCGCTGGCGGCGCCTCCCCTGGTTCCCCGGCACTATGCGACCGCGACGATGCTCCCCGATGGCCGTGTCCTCTTCGCGGGAGGCTTCACGAGCGCGGGGGTCACCACCCACGCGGAGCTCTATGACCCGGTGGCCAACACGTGGACAGCCACCGGCGCGCTCATCCATCCGCGAAATGGGCACACGGCCACTCTTCTGCCCAATGGCAAGGTCCTGGTCCAGGGTGGCTCGGACGGGGCGCGCAACCCGCAGCCCGTGTCGGAGCTGTATGACCCTGCGACGGGGACCTGGGCCGCCGCCGGTACGCTGGCGGTGGCTCGCGACAATGCCACCGCCACCCTGCTGACGACCGGTCAGGTGCTCGTCATGGGGGGCTACAGCTCGAACCCGAGCCTGACCTTCTATGCGAACGTGGAGCTTTATGAGTCCTCCAGCAACCGCTGGGCTCCGGCCGGCAATCTCGTGCAGGGCCGGGGCTCCGCGGCCGTGCTGCTGCCGTCGGGAGAGGTGCTGGTCGCGGGAGGCCGGGGCGCGAGTGGCGTGCTCGGGACGGCGGAGCGCTACACTCGCGCGAGCAACGCCTGGGCTCCCGCCGCCTCCATGACCACCGCGCGCGAGCGCGCAACGCTGCGCCTGCTGCCGTCCGGCCGGGTGCTCGCTGTCGGAGGTGAGAATGGCGTGGGGCCACTGGCCTCGGCGGAGCTGTACGATCCCGTGGCCGATACCTGGACGCCCGCAGGCTCGATGACGACCGCCAGGGATGGGCACACCGCGACGGTGCTTGGCTCGGGCCGGGTGCTCGTCGTGGGGGGGGCGGGCACGGGGACGGCGGAGCTGTATGACCCGGTTGCGAACGTGTGGAGCTCTGCCGGGCCGGCCGCCACGCCTCGCTTGCGTCACGCGGCCGTGCTGCTGCACGACGGCCGGGTCCTGGTGGCGGGTGGCGAGAACGGGGGCGTGCCGCTGGCCTCGGCGGAGCTGTATGACCCGGCCTCCAACACGTGGGCCCCTGCTGCGGGTCTCTCGCAGGCACGGGCCTCCTTCACCCTGACGCTGCTGCCGTCGGGCCGGGTGCTGGCGGTGGCGGGGACCTCGCTCGCGACGGCGCTGGCGTCGGCTGAGGTGTATGACCCGGTCTCCAACACCTGGGCCCCGGCGGGGACACTGGCTGGCGCGCGCGCACTCCATTCGGCCTCGCTGCTGCCCTCCGGCCGGGTCCTCGTCGCGGGAGGGCAGGGGCCCGGGAGCACGGTGCTCGCCACCGCGGAGCTGTACGACGGCGCGACGAACACCTGGAAGCCCGTGTCGGGCCTCGCTGCCCAGCGGCTGCGCTTCGACACCGTCGTGCTGCCCTCGAGCGAGGTGCTCGCGCTGGGAGGGCAGGGCGCCGGGGGCGTGTGGCTGTCAAGCGCTGAGCTGTACGAGGACACCGGGGGGCAGCCGGCTTGGCGTTCGGTGGTGACGGGACTCGACGAGATGGTGAGCGCCTGTCCTGCGCGCATCACCGGGACGCTGTTCCGGGGCATCTCCGGAGCCAGCATGGGAGACTTCAGGGACTCCGCGACGAACTTCCCGCTGGTGCGGTTGCAGGCGTCCGAGGGGCGCCGGCTCTGGACGTTGCCGGGCACCGAGATGTCCGCCACGGGCGTGACGGTGTCCATTCCCGCCAGCGCGACGCCGGGTGCCTATGTGCTCTCCGTCTTCGCCAACGCGATAGGCGGCGGGCGGATGGTGAGGGTGGTGCAGAACACCGCGCCGGTGGCGCAGGACCTGACGGGCTCCACGCCGTACGGTGTGCCCGTGAATCTGTCGCTGGTGGCGACGGATGCCGAGGCGGGACCTCCGCTGACCTTCGTCATCGTCACCCCTCCAGCTCACGGGACGCTGAGCGGTACGCCGCCCTCCGTCACGTACACGCCCGCCTCGGGCTACTCGGGGCCGGACAGCTTCACCTTCCGGGTGCGGGACTGCGGTCTGGACAGCAACGTCGCCACCGTGACGCTCGGCGTGGTCGACCAGACGCCTCCGGACATCACCTGCCCGGTGGACCTGGTCGTGGAGGCGACGGGGCCGGCGGGGGCGCTGGTGTCGTATCCCCCCGCCACCGCGACCGACGTCATCACCGCGAATCCGACGGTGACCGCGTCGCCGGAGTCCGGCTCCCTCTTTCCTCAGGGGGAGACCCGCGTCACCGTCACCGCGACGGACGCCGCCGGAAACGCCGCGCAGTGCTCGTTCAACGTCACCGTTCAGGCCTGGGAGGAGTCGAGTAGCGGCTGCGGCTGTCAGGCCGACGGTGGAGGCGCGGGCGCGGCGCTGGCCGTGCTATCGGCCCTCGCCACCTGGGCAGGGCGTCGCCGCCGCCGGGAGCGTGTCACCCCGTGA
- a CDS encoding NADPH-dependent F420 reductase, protein MTQRVARSERLRVQTDTLPRLLPPDSLRGTTLNPEARLGPRLRGLATLLEEASDEIRRPPRIARTGRASDGRTKARDSTLEDNGMKIGIIGAGLIGGTLARRWVQLGHDVSIANSRGPETLKDVAKETGAKAVTVQEAAKATDVIVVTIPQKAVPALPKGLFANTPKDAVIIDTGNYYPVRDGQIQALDNGQVESEWVASLIGRPVIKVFNNIFFKSLGENGRPQGTPGRIALPVAGDSPEAKAKVLKWVEELGFDAIDAGSLADSWRQQPGTPVYTQDRDAAGVKAALAEAKRERLPEYRNAANQWLKDFLAKQG, encoded by the coding sequence GTGACACAGCGTGTAGCACGCTCCGAGCGACTCCGGGTCCAGACTGACACGCTCCCCAGGCTGCTCCCGCCGGACTCGCTCCGGGGCACCACGCTCAACCCGGAGGCACGTTTGGGGCCCCGTCTTCGTGGACTGGCCACGCTGCTGGAGGAGGCGAGTGACGAAATCCGCCGGCCACCGCGCATCGCGCGGACGGGTCGGGCATCTGACGGGCGCACGAAGGCGCGGGATTCAACCCTGGAGGACAACGGCATGAAGATTGGAATTATTGGCGCGGGCTTGATTGGCGGGACCCTGGCCCGGCGCTGGGTGCAGCTGGGGCATGACGTGTCCATCGCGAACTCGCGCGGGCCGGAGACGCTCAAGGACGTGGCGAAGGAGACGGGCGCGAAGGCCGTCACCGTCCAGGAGGCGGCCAAGGCGACCGACGTCATCGTGGTGACCATCCCCCAGAAGGCGGTGCCCGCGCTGCCCAAGGGCCTCTTCGCGAACACGCCCAAGGACGCGGTGATCATCGACACGGGCAATTACTACCCCGTGCGCGACGGCCAGATTCAGGCGCTCGACAACGGCCAGGTGGAGAGCGAGTGGGTCGCGTCGCTCATCGGCCGTCCGGTCATCAAGGTCTTCAACAATATCTTCTTCAAGAGCCTGGGCGAGAATGGCAGGCCCCAGGGCACGCCGGGGCGCATCGCGCTGCCGGTCGCGGGGGACTCGCCGGAGGCCAAGGCCAAGGTGCTCAAGTGGGTGGAGGAGCTGGGCTTCGACGCCATCGACGCTGGCAGCCTCGCCGACTCCTGGCGCCAGCAGCCCGGCACCCCCGTCTACACGCAGGACAGGGACGCCGCGGGCGTGAAGGCGGCCCTGGCCGAGGCAAAGCGCGAGCGCCTGCCGGAGTACCGCAACGCCGCCAACCAGTGGCTGAAGGACTTCCTCGCCAAGCAGGGCTGA
- a CDS encoding Ig-like domain-containing protein: protein MRRLSIFVLCAAFHALALSTGCGGDDPPPVPDAGTQPPPPLPDAGPPDAGPPDAGPVDLQPPVVITHQPEKDATGVPPETMVEVTFNEAMQPNRGTLQLIPGTGLPNNGVLVASPQDWDPTVHTVRFAFPQGLPLRKTLMVSIANFADAFGNPMQGVRSFSFTVSDGVAPAVSTSIPAEGASSVALATNEITLNFNQPMDITVGTLVPGGGLSLGAYTWVGNQSLKAPITSPLVNNGLYSVRLDNFRNANLKAFDGAPYLGDGKLDFGTGPDLIRPTVREGSPREAATSVPYDSTRFVVITFSEPMDTAQGVGKAELVDVERSTRTLLTPSWSSDGFVATYDVQFKLRPTATMKVDLSGFKDRAGNPFDPAPYLGDGSLNFTVAADTLKPYVSSSNVLDGTTDVYPVEVYATGGTPATALRKIFTFGFNEPMDRSVNSVRLAESGSPNSFRTIAGEWSTDGRTLKVTITPAASGQLPLLGNTGYFLDLTSLKDVAGNPLDTTLGAVGSNGRLDFATLSDNALLDHACAHALTVTPTSVLASVSANSSPRADTNHGHYEVTFASSSSPFEGFNRMQIPWRSHFLFMNRNVEVTVSDPANPNTPIQVSRAAVEPACPSALTYRARFTTSVDATVNVKFGPFTEQKFRFVYEQEY from the coding sequence ATGCGCCGTCTCTCCATCTTCGTTCTGTGCGCCGCCTTCCACGCCCTGGCACTGTCCACGGGCTGTGGAGGGGATGATCCCCCGCCTGTCCCAGATGCGGGGACCCAGCCGCCTCCTCCCCTGCCGGACGCGGGCCCACCGGATGCCGGGCCGCCGGACGCCGGGCCGGTGGATCTGCAGCCGCCGGTCGTCATCACCCATCAGCCGGAGAAGGACGCCACGGGCGTGCCTCCGGAGACGATGGTCGAGGTGACGTTCAACGAGGCGATGCAGCCCAACCGAGGCACCCTGCAGCTCATCCCCGGCACGGGCCTGCCGAACAACGGCGTGCTGGTGGCCAGCCCTCAGGACTGGGACCCCACCGTGCATACGGTGCGGTTCGCGTTCCCTCAGGGGCTGCCGCTCCGGAAGACGCTGATGGTGAGCATCGCCAACTTCGCGGACGCGTTCGGCAACCCCATGCAGGGCGTGCGCAGCTTCTCCTTCACGGTGAGCGATGGCGTGGCGCCGGCCGTGTCCACCTCCATCCCCGCGGAGGGCGCCAGCAGCGTGGCCCTGGCCACCAACGAGATCACCCTCAACTTCAACCAGCCCATGGACATCACTGTGGGGACATTGGTGCCGGGCGGCGGCCTGAGCCTGGGGGCCTATACCTGGGTGGGCAACCAGTCCCTCAAGGCGCCCATCACCAGCCCGCTCGTCAACAACGGGCTCTACTCGGTGCGGCTGGACAACTTCCGCAACGCCAACCTGAAGGCGTTTGATGGCGCGCCCTACCTGGGGGACGGCAAGCTGGACTTCGGCACGGGGCCGGACCTCATCCGCCCCACGGTGCGCGAGGGCTCTCCGCGCGAGGCCGCTACGAGTGTGCCGTACGACAGCACGCGCTTCGTGGTGATCACCTTCAGCGAGCCCATGGATACCGCCCAGGGCGTGGGCAAGGCCGAGCTGGTGGATGTGGAGCGCAGCACCCGCACGCTGCTGACGCCGAGCTGGTCCTCGGACGGCTTCGTCGCCACGTATGACGTGCAGTTCAAGCTGCGCCCCACGGCCACCATGAAGGTGGATCTCTCGGGCTTCAAGGACCGGGCGGGCAACCCGTTCGATCCGGCGCCCTACCTGGGGGACGGCTCGCTCAACTTCACTGTGGCCGCGGACACCCTCAAGCCCTACGTCTCCAGCTCCAACGTTCTGGATGGCACCACCGATGTCTATCCCGTCGAGGTCTACGCGACGGGGGGCACTCCGGCCACGGCCCTCCGGAAGATCTTCACCTTCGGCTTCAACGAGCCGATGGATCGCTCGGTGAACAGCGTGCGCTTGGCTGAATCGGGCAGCCCCAACTCGTTCCGCACGATCGCCGGCGAGTGGTCCACGGATGGGAGGACGCTGAAGGTCACCATCACCCCCGCGGCCTCCGGACAGCTACCGCTGCTCGGGAACACGGGCTACTTCCTGGACCTCACGTCCTTGAAGGATGTGGCGGGCAATCCGCTCGACACCACGCTCGGGGCGGTGGGCTCCAACGGCCGACTCGACTTTGCCACGCTGTCCGACAACGCGCTGCTCGATCATGCCTGCGCGCATGCCCTCACCGTGACGCCGACCTCCGTGCTCGCCTCGGTGAGCGCCAACTCCAGTCCGCGTGCCGACACGAATCACGGGCACTACGAGGTGACCTTCGCCTCCAGTAGTTCTCCCTTCGAGGGCTTCAACCGGATGCAGATTCCCTGGCGGAGCCACTTCCTCTTCATGAACCGGAACGTGGAGGTCACCGTGTCCGACCCGGCCAACCCGAACACGCCCATCCAGGTGTCTCGCGCGGCTGTCGAGCCGGCCTGTCCCTCCGCGCTCACCTACCGGGCCCGGTTCACCACGTCCGTGGATGCCACCGTGAACGTGAAGTTCGGCCCCTTCACGGAGCAGAAGTTCCGCTTCGTCTACGAGCAGGAATACTGA
- a CDS encoding tetratricopeptide repeat protein gives MRLTRVLCALPLVTAVACLSTPPVHDRALLNNELCVQQLNINDLERAEVYCDLGLEFSPTYADLWVNKGLIKLKAGDTGKAKEFFIKALRYNNEQAQAYQNLGYIYLQEGAYGKAHDNFQRALKVNPDYLEARYNLGLAYLKMEKNEQAKKEFRTIIAVDPNIADAHHSLGVLAYSEGKFEEAAEHIGRAVQLSPDVASFWHDYGATLMELARFAEAKDAFATCVTLDQKNPQCLNNLAIAQRKAALTDSAFKEIKDTNTAENTPASLYVLAKQQAEQGLVDQEERTYKKCVRLDGKYAPCHYGLFKIYADAKKKDAATIACKNFLKYGTADEFPSEIETCEKYLSDGTF, from the coding sequence ATGCGCCTGACCCGAGTCCTCTGCGCCCTTCCCCTCGTCACCGCCGTCGCCTGCCTCTCCACGCCCCCCGTGCACGATCGGGCGCTGCTCAACAACGAGCTGTGCGTCCAGCAGCTCAACATCAATGACTTGGAGCGCGCCGAGGTCTACTGCGATCTGGGCCTGGAGTTCTCGCCCACGTACGCGGACCTGTGGGTGAACAAGGGCCTCATCAAGCTCAAGGCTGGCGACACGGGCAAGGCCAAGGAATTCTTCATCAAGGCGCTGCGCTACAACAACGAGCAGGCCCAGGCCTACCAGAACCTCGGCTACATCTACCTGCAGGAGGGCGCTTACGGGAAGGCGCACGACAACTTCCAGCGCGCCCTGAAGGTGAACCCGGACTATCTCGAGGCCCGCTACAACCTGGGCCTGGCCTACCTGAAGATGGAGAAGAACGAGCAGGCCAAGAAGGAGTTCCGCACCATCATCGCGGTGGACCCGAACATCGCGGACGCGCACCACAGCCTGGGCGTGCTGGCCTACAGCGAGGGCAAGTTCGAGGAGGCCGCCGAGCACATCGGCCGCGCCGTGCAGCTGTCTCCGGACGTGGCCTCCTTCTGGCACGACTACGGCGCCACCCTCATGGAGCTCGCCCGCTTCGCCGAGGCCAAGGACGCCTTCGCCACCTGCGTCACCCTGGACCAGAAGAACCCCCAGTGCCTCAACAACCTGGCCATTGCGCAGCGCAAGGCGGCCCTGACGGACTCGGCCTTCAAGGAGATCAAGGACACCAACACGGCGGAGAACACCCCCGCCTCGCTCTACGTGCTGGCCAAGCAGCAGGCCGAGCAGGGCCTGGTGGACCAGGAGGAGCGCACCTACAAGAAGTGTGTCCGGCTGGATGGCAAGTACGCTCCCTGCCACTACGGCCTCTTCAAGATCTACGCTGACGCGAAGAAGAAGGACGCCGCCACCATTGCCTGCAAGAACTTCCTCAAGTACGGCACCGCAGACGAGTTCCCCAGCGAGATTGAAACGTGCGAGAAGTACCTGAGCGACGGCACCTTCTGA
- a CDS encoding FHA domain-containing protein produces MSVRLTVTQRSEAGSSAKPAEHVLDEASITLGRDKGCQVVLAQQAVSRNHARISQEGNLFFLEDLGSAYGTQINGKPLPKGEKHRLRNGDVIAIAQFDVTFTHVADLPVDSGGRSDKTSFVARSLVKDAVRGIKSGEGPYFRVMNGPRESERIEISDAQELIIGRDETADVVFKDDLISRRHVKIRRDWAGTHVEDLGSRNGIKVNKKKINRKTLKDSDELEVGNIRLLYVDPSDLPEPAVDIPDSPVDDGGGDDDDDEHTQSIPAGRVGSRRAKPKEEEPPQEEPPKEEPPQEEPPKEEAAPEPAPEPPAPEPEPEPEQPRPIPQRSYAASVDDDGGGGGGGGFDKQKMVPLVVMGVFALFAIGLIIAVLAGA; encoded by the coding sequence ATGAGCGTCCGGCTGACCGTCACCCAGCGCAGCGAGGCTGGCAGCTCTGCCAAGCCTGCGGAGCACGTCCTCGACGAGGCCTCCATCACCCTGGGCCGCGACAAGGGCTGCCAGGTGGTGCTCGCGCAGCAGGCCGTGTCCCGCAACCACGCGCGCATCTCCCAGGAGGGCAACCTCTTCTTCCTGGAGGATCTGGGCAGCGCCTACGGCACCCAGATCAACGGCAAGCCCCTGCCCAAGGGCGAGAAGCACCGCCTGCGCAACGGGGACGTCATCGCCATCGCGCAGTTCGACGTGACGTTCACCCACGTGGCGGACCTGCCCGTGGACAGCGGAGGGCGCTCGGACAAGACGTCCTTCGTGGCGCGCAGCCTGGTGAAGGACGCGGTGCGCGGCATCAAGAGCGGCGAGGGCCCCTACTTCCGGGTCATGAATGGCCCTCGAGAGAGCGAGCGCATCGAGATCAGCGACGCCCAGGAGCTCATCATCGGGCGTGACGAGACGGCCGACGTCGTCTTCAAGGATGACCTCATCTCCCGGCGGCACGTGAAGATCCGGCGCGACTGGGCCGGCACTCACGTGGAGGACCTGGGCAGCCGCAACGGCATCAAGGTCAACAAGAAGAAGATCAACCGCAAGACGCTCAAGGACAGCGACGAGCTCGAGGTGGGCAACATCCGCCTGCTCTACGTGGACCCCTCGGACTTGCCCGAGCCCGCGGTGGACATTCCGGACTCTCCCGTCGATGACGGAGGCGGGGACGACGACGACGACGAGCACACGCAGAGCATCCCCGCGGGCCGCGTCGGCTCCCGGCGCGCCAAGCCCAAGGAAGAGGAGCCGCCCCAGGAGGAGCCGCCCAAGGAAGAGCCGCCCCAGGAGGAACCTCCCAAGGAGGAGGCCGCTCCGGAGCCCGCTCCCGAGCCTCCTGCGCCCGAGCCCGAGCCCGAGCCCGAGCAACCCCGTCCCATCCCCCAGAGGTCCTACGCCGCCAGCGTGGACGATGACGGTGGCGGGGGCGGCGGCGGCGGGTTCGACAAGCAGAAGATGGTGCCCCTGGTGGTAATGGGTGTGTTCGCCCTGTTCGCCATCGGCCTGATCATCGCGGTGCTGGCCGGAGCCTGA
- the sctV gene encoding type III secretion system export apparatus subunit SctV, with translation MSANPNSFLSKYSDIVLALVVVAIVGMMIVPLPTHLLDVLLTLNISISVVLLLISLYVPAALQLSVFPTLLLITTMYRLSLTISTTRLILLTGDPGEVVVAFGKFVVQGNFVVGAIIFVILTVVNFIVISKGSERVAEVAARFTLDAMPGKQMSIDADLRAGSIDLEVGKKKRRDLERESQLFGAMDGAMKFVKGDAIASIIITVINIVGGLIIGVMQKGMDVGAAAQKYALLTIGDGLVGMIPAILISTCAGIIVTRVGGEEEGNHLGKDVGTQLTAYPKAIAIAGGMLLVMAIIPGLPGIPFTVLGGGAAFGAWKMLKKQQEETVAEEGGGGLAPTTTSDNGTPAATEPAPKEPINPDSELFVPVVTPIVLEVSDALVPYVDSRQDNGKFLFELIPFMRDGLFVELGVRFPGVRARGNSSLPPGAYQIQINEVPVVTGQATLGHVLVNDTVDRLKLMNIQGFEAINPATRQPAAWVPEQHKETLESAGLTTWDVPGYIILHLAAILRRNAREFVGVQESQTMLDQLEKAFPAIVKEVVPKVVNVLKLTDILQRLVEEEISVRDLRGILQSLAEYGQVEADNVMLTEHVRASLRRYISHKYARGTGTLVVYLLDPQIEEAIRGSIKRTSAGTHLALEPELAQEIVQAVKSECGHLPPSAQRPVILTAMDIRRYVRKLLEFEFNPPFSVLSYQELAPDLNIQPVARISTR, from the coding sequence ATGTCAGCCAATCCGAACAGCTTCCTGTCCAAGTACTCCGATATCGTCCTCGCGCTGGTCGTGGTGGCCATCGTCGGGATGATGATCGTCCCGCTGCCCACCCACCTGTTGGACGTGCTGCTGACGCTCAACATCAGCATCTCGGTGGTGCTGCTGCTCATCTCGCTCTACGTGCCAGCGGCGCTCCAGCTGTCGGTGTTCCCGACGCTGCTGCTGATCACCACGATGTACCGGCTGTCGCTCACCATCTCCACCACACGCCTGATTCTGCTCACGGGCGATCCGGGTGAGGTGGTGGTCGCCTTCGGTAAGTTCGTGGTTCAGGGCAACTTCGTCGTCGGTGCCATCATCTTCGTCATCCTCACGGTGGTGAACTTCATCGTGATCTCCAAGGGCTCGGAGCGCGTGGCCGAAGTGGCCGCCCGCTTCACCCTGGACGCCATGCCCGGCAAGCAGATGTCCATCGACGCGGACCTCCGCGCCGGCTCCATCGATCTGGAGGTGGGCAAGAAGAAGCGCCGCGACCTGGAGCGCGAGAGCCAGCTGTTCGGCGCCATGGACGGCGCCATGAAGTTCGTCAAGGGCGACGCGATTGCCTCCATCATCATCACCGTCATCAACATCGTCGGTGGCCTCATCATCGGTGTGATGCAGAAGGGCATGGACGTGGGCGCGGCCGCGCAGAAGTACGCGCTGCTCACCATCGGTGACGGTCTGGTGGGCATGATCCCCGCCATCCTCATCTCCACCTGCGCCGGTATCATCGTGACGCGCGTGGGCGGCGAGGAGGAGGGTAACCACCTCGGCAAGGACGTGGGCACGCAGCTGACCGCGTACCCGAAGGCCATCGCCATCGCAGGTGGCATGCTCCTGGTGATGGCCATCATCCCCGGTCTGCCCGGCATCCCCTTCACGGTGCTGGGCGGCGGCGCGGCCTTCGGCGCCTGGAAGATGCTCAAGAAGCAGCAGGAGGAGACGGTGGCGGAGGAGGGCGGCGGCGGCCTGGCTCCTACCACCACCTCGGATAACGGCACCCCCGCCGCCACCGAGCCCGCGCCCAAGGAGCCCATCAACCCGGACTCCGAGCTCTTCGTCCCCGTCGTCACTCCGATTGTTCTGGAGGTGAGCGACGCGCTGGTGCCCTACGTGGACTCGCGCCAGGACAACGGGAAGTTCCTCTTCGAGCTCATCCCGTTCATGCGCGACGGCCTCTTCGTGGAGCTCGGCGTGCGTTTCCCGGGCGTGCGTGCCCGCGGTAACTCGAGCCTCCCGCCCGGCGCTTACCAGATCCAGATCAACGAGGTGCCTGTCGTCACTGGCCAGGCCACGCTGGGCCACGTGCTCGTGAACGACACGGTGGACCGCCTGAAGTTGATGAACATCCAGGGCTTCGAGGCCATCAACCCGGCCACCCGCCAGCCCGCCGCCTGGGTCCCTGAGCAGCACAAGGAGACGCTGGAGTCCGCCGGCCTCACCACCTGGGACGTGCCCGGCTACATCATCCTCCACTTGGCCGCCATCCTGCGCCGCAACGCCCGCGAGTTCGTGGGCGTCCAGGAGTCGCAGACGATGCTGGACCAGCTGGAGAAGGCCTTCCCCGCCATCGTCAAAGAGGTGGTGCCGAAGGTCGTCAACGTGCTCAAGCTCACGGACATCCTCCAGCGGCTCGTGGAGGAGGAGATCTCCGTGCGCGACTTGCGCGGCATCCTCCAGTCCCTGGCCGAGTACGGCCAAGTGGAGGCCGACAACGTGATGCTCACCGAGCACGTGCGCGCCTCGCTGCGGCGGTACATCTCGCACAAGTACGCGCGCGGTACCGGCACCCTGGTCGTCTACCTGCTGGATCCGCAGATCGAGGAGGCCATCCGCGGCTCCATCAAGCGCACCTCGGCGGGCACCCACCTGGCCCTGGAGCCGGAGCTGGCCCAGGAGATCGTCCAGGCCGTCAAGTCCGAGTGTGGCCACCTGCCGCCCAGCGCGCAGCGCCCCGTCATCCTCACCGCCATGGACATCCGGCGCTACGTCCGCAAGCTGCTCGAGTTCGAGTTCAACCCGCCGTTCTCCGTGCTCAGCTACCAGGAGCTCGCTCCGGACCTCAACATCCAGCCCGTGGCCCGCATCTCCACGCGCTAG